In Chlorocebus sabaeus isolate Y175 chromosome 11, mChlSab1.0.hap1, whole genome shotgun sequence, one DNA window encodes the following:
- the LOC103218613 gene encoding taste receptor type 2 member 43, giving the protein MITFLPIIFSILVVVTFVIGNFANGFIALVNSVELVKRQKISFADQILTALAVSRVGLLWVLLLNWYSTVLNPAFYSVDVRTTAYNLWAVTSHFSNWLATCLSIFYVLKIANFSNLMFLHLKRRVKSVILVMLLGPLLFLACHLFVINMNEIVRTKEYEGNMTWKIKLMSATYFSNTTVTMLANLVPFTLTLLSFVLLICSLCKHLKKMQLYGKGSQDPSTKVHIKALQTVISFLFLCAIYFLSIMISVWNLERLENKPFFLFCKAIRIMYPSAHTFVLIWGNKKLKQTFLSVLWRVRYWVKGQKPSSP; this is encoded by the coding sequence ATGATAACTTTTCTACCCATCATTTTTTCCATTCTAGTAGTGGTTACATTTGTTATTGGAAATTTTGCTAATGGCTTCATAGCATTGGTAAATTCCGTTGAGTTGGTCAAGAGACAAAAGATCTCCTTTGCTGACCAAATTCTCACTGCTCTGGCAGTCTCCAGAGTTGGTTTGCTCTGGGTATTATTACTAAATTGGTATTCAACTGTGTTGAATCCAGCTTTTTATAGTGTAGACGTAAGAACTACTGCTTATAACCTCTGGGCAGTAACCAGTCATTTCAGCAACTGGCTTGCTACTTGCCTCAGCATATTTTATGTGCTCAAGATTGCCAATTTCTCCAACCTTATGTTTCTTCACTTAAAGAGGAGAGTTAAGAGTGTCATTCTGGTGATGCTGTTGGGGCCTTTGCTGTTTTTGGCTTGTCATCTTTTTGTCATAAACATGAATGAGATTGTACGGACAAAAGAGTATGAAGGAAACATGACTTGGAAGATCAAATTGATGAGTGCAACGTACTTTTCAAATACGACTGTAACCATGCTAGCAAACTTAGTACCCTTCACTTTGACCCTACTATCTTTTGTGCTGTTAATATGTTCTTTGTGTAAACATCTCAAGAAGATGCAGCTTTATGGTAAAGGGTCTCAAGATCCCAGCACCAAGGTCCACATAAAAGCTTTGCAAACTGtgatctccttcctcttcttatgTGCCATTTACTTTCTGTCCATAATGATATCAGTTTGGAATTTGGAGAGGCTGGAAAATAAACCTTTCTTCCTGTTCTGCAAAGCTATTAGAATCATGTATCCTTCAGCCCACACATTCGTCCTGATTTGGGGAAACAAGAAGCTAAAGCAgacttttctttcagttttgtggCGAGTGAGGTACTGGGTGAAAGGACAGAAGCCTTCATCTCCATAG